ATTTCAACACCCCTAGCTCCGTTGTTCATTATAGCCCTCATTGCTGCATAGGCAGCTCTCCTGAAGTGTATACCCCTCTCTAGAGCTTGAGCAATTCTAACCGCCTGAACCTTTGCGTTTAGATATGGATTCTTAATCTCCTGGACATCAATCTGTGGGTTCTCAAGGCCAAACTGCTTCTCTAGTATCCTTGTTAGCTCTCTAATTCTCCTTCCACCCCTACCTATGACGTAACCTGGATTAGCGGCAAAGATTATGACCTTTGTCCCAAGTGGGGTCTTCTTTATGTCCAATCCACCATAGCCAGCTCTCCTTAATTCCTTCTCAAGGAACTCATCGATGAGCATCTCCCTTACTGCCTCGCGGATAAAGTACCTCTCAATTGCCATGGCTTCACCCCCTAATTTCCTCAACCACAACCTCAATGTGAGTTGTCTGCTCGTTAAATGGGGTTGCCCTACCAAATGCCCTTGGATACCATCCCCTTAACACTGGCCCTCTGTGAGCGGCTATGTGGATTATCCTTAGCTTATCCGGATCCAAGCCCTTCTGCTCAGCATTGTTCTTAACGTTGAGGAGTACCTTCTTTATCGCTTTTGCAACCTTCACTGGATACCTTCCTGGGCCAAACCCCTTACCTGGTTTGTGTCCTTGGCTATCGTTATACCTCTTCAGGGGAACTGGTCTCTTCAATGCGATAACCTCATCAAGATACCTTAGAGCATCTTTGAGCATCATGCCTCTAAGTTCCCTACACACTTCGACGGCAAACTTTGGGGATATCCTTAAGTCTCTACCGCTGGCCCTTGCCATCCTTTCTGGATCAAAATTTTGGAAAGAGTAATCGAAGCGCCTGCCCATTCAAACCACCTCACTTGACCGCAACGAACATCGAGGACCTTGTAGCACCGATACCAGGAGCTCCGTGCTGTACTCTCTTTCTTGTTGGGGCAAATTCTCCGAGGTAGTGTCCAATCATCTCTGGCTTTATCTCAACTGGAACGAACTCCTTTCCATTGTGGACATAAATCGTCAAACCTACCATCTCTGGAAGGACTATCATGTCTCTGCAGTGGGTTCTAATTGGCTTGTTGTACTTACCCTTCTTTGCTAACCTTATCTTCCTAAGGAGCTTCTTCTGCTCTGGGGTTAGACCCCTCTTCAAGCTCCTCCTCTGTCTTGCTGGGAGTAGCTTTGCAAGTTCCTCAAGGGACATGTTCATCAACTGCTCAAGCGTATAACCGCGATATCTAAACTCCTTTCTCGCCATATCACACCACCTCACTTCCTTCTACCCGTTCTCCTCGCGGCGATATGACCAACCTTCCTTCCTGGGGGAGCCCTTCTCGAGGTTGTAGTTGGTTTACCTGGATGGTGCTCCTTACCACCGAATGGGTGGTTAACGGCATTCATCTTAACACCTCTTGGTGTTGGCCAGAACCTGTTTCTTGCCTTATACTTGTAGTAAGCCTTACCAGCCTTAACCAATGGCTTCTCCAACCTTCCACCACCAGCTACAACGCCAATTGTCGCTCTACAGTTAGGATCAAATGCCTTCAGCTCACCACTTGGAAGCTGAACGATAACCTTGTCCTTCTCCCTGGAAACTACTAGAGCGTAAGTACCACCAGCCCTAACGTACTTCCCACCATCTCCAGGAACACCTTCGATGTTGTAAATGTAAGTTCCCTCCGGGATCTTGGCAAGTGGGAGTGTATTTCCTATTGCTATTGGAGCATCTGGACCGATGTATATTTCCTGTCCAACAAGTAGACCTTCAGGAGCTATTATGAGCTTCTCCATTCCGTTTTCGAACTTAACCCTAGCGACTGGAGCAGTCCTACCTGGATCGTGCATTATCTCCTCAACAACTCCCCTAAGGGTCTTGTCCTGAGTGTAGTTCAAAGGAATGTATTTGACAGCTCCCCTAAACCTGTGTGAAGGAGACTTAAACGTTGGACTTCCTTTACCTCTCCTCTGTTGAATTAGACTCTTACCCATCTCATCTCACCTCAGAACAATCCCAATCTAGCGGCTATTTCACTCGCACTATACTCGGGTTTCAACTTAACATACGCCTTCTTCTCTCCCTTGGGAGTTATTAGTGTGTTCACCTTCTCCACCTTAACGTTGAAGATCTCCTCTACTGCCCTCTTTATGTCCTGTTTGGTTGCCCTTCTGTCCACTATGAATGTAAGCTTGTTCTCCTTTTCTATTAGTGATATAGCCTTCTCCGTAACAACCGGCCTTATTATCACCTTGTATGGATCCATAATCCATCACCCGTAAATCTCCCTAAGCCTCTCTATAGCACTAACGGTCCAAACGGTTAACCTTCCAGGATGAGTTCCAGGAGCTAGGTGCTCAACTCCAAGGTTATCAACGACGACGACATCAACTCCAGGGTGATTTCTCGCTCCAAACACTATTCCCTCGTTCTTCCCGACGACAATCAATGGCCCCTTAGCCTTCTTATACCTCCTACCCCTCATCTTACCCTTTCCAGCTCTTATTCCACTCTTTTCCTTTGCCCTCATAATATCATCCCATATTCCAAGCTTCTTAAAGATCTCCCTGGTCTCCCTGGTCTTGCTTATCTTCTGAAGC
The window above is part of the Pyrococcus sp. NA2 genome. Proteins encoded here:
- a CDS encoding 50S ribosomal protein L23, whose amino-acid sequence is MDPYKVIIRPVVTEKAISLIEKENKLTFIVDRRATKQDIKRAVEEIFNVKVEKVNTLITPKGEKKAYVKLKPEYSASEIAARLGLF
- the rplV gene encoding 50S ribosomal protein L22, producing MGRRFDYSFQNFDPERMARASGRDLRISPKFAVEVCRELRGMMLKDALRYLDEVIALKRPVPLKRYNDSQGHKPGKGFGPGRYPVKVAKAIKKVLLNVKNNAEQKGLDPDKLRIIHIAAHRGPVLRGWYPRAFGRATPFNEQTTHIEVVVEEIRG
- the rpsS gene encoding 30S ribosomal protein S19, yielding MARKEFRYRGYTLEQLMNMSLEELAKLLPARQRRSLKRGLTPEQKKLLRKIRLAKKGKYNKPIRTHCRDMIVLPEMVGLTIYVHNGKEFVPVEIKPEMIGHYLGEFAPTRKRVQHGAPGIGATRSSMFVAVK
- a CDS encoding 50S ribosomal protein L2, which translates into the protein MGKSLIQQRRGKGSPTFKSPSHRFRGAVKYIPLNYTQDKTLRGVVEEIMHDPGRTAPVARVKFENGMEKLIIAPEGLLVGQEIYIGPDAPIAIGNTLPLAKIPEGTYIYNIEGVPGDGGKYVRAGGTYALVVSREKDKVIVQLPSGELKAFDPNCRATIGVVAGGGRLEKPLVKAGKAYYKYKARNRFWPTPRGVKMNAVNHPFGGKEHHPGKPTTTSRRAPPGRKVGHIAARRTGRRK
- the rpsC gene encoding 30S ribosomal protein S3 — protein: MAIERYFIREAVREMLIDEFLEKELRRAGYGGLDIKKTPLGTKVIIFAANPGYVIGRGGRRIRELTRILEKQFGLENPQIDVQEIKNPYLNAKVQAVRIAQALERGIHFRRAAYAAMRAIMNNGARGVEIRLSGKLTGERAKSIRFYQGYLAKVGNPAETLVSKGYAQALLKLGVIGVKVAIMPPDARLPDEIEIIEKPVEEEVSTNEAE